The stretch of DNA ACCCTTACTTCGGCTGTCAACATTCCTGTGTCTATTGTTACGCGAGATACCTGCTTAGATATAGACCGCACGATGAACCCTGGGGTGGATTCGTTGACGTCAAGTGCAACGCACCTGAGGTGCTGGAAAGGGAAATCCGAAGGAAAAATCCGTCATCCGTTTTCCTCAGCACCGCCTGTGACGCGTATCAGCCGATCGAGTCTGAGCTTAAGCTGACAAGGAAACTCATCGAAATACTCGCCGATTCACCTTTTCAGATCAAAATACTGACCAAGAGTTCTCTCGTCCGCCGGGATCTCTCAATCTTGGCCGAAGCCAAGCTTCCTGCGTCCTTGGGCGTGACGATTACGACGGTCGATGAGAGAGTACGCTCCCTTATTGAGCCTCTCGCATCTCCCTCCTTTGAAAGGCTCGCTGCGATAGAAGAGGCGAAATCGCTGGGGATAGAGACATGGGTGATGGCCGGCCCATTGATGCCGCTCATCACCGATTCGGTTGAGTCGTTGGAAAAGCTCTTCACAAAGGCAAAGGAGGTGGGGGCGAGCTTCATATATGTGGATAAACTCAATAGGAGAGGGGGCGTATGGGAATCCATATCGAATTTTCTGTCGAAACATAGGCCTGGATTGGTGAAGATCTATCACAGATACTTCTTCGATAGATCCTTTCGCGATGAATACCTCCGGGCCCTACGTGAAAGGGTGCGATCGGCCGCATCAAAGGCGGGATGGGATGAGGGGAAAATTCACATGGAATCTATATGAAGATACATCGTCTTTAAGATTGAAGGACACGATTCCGGTGAGACGATGGTCGATCCCCAAACGGTTAAGAAGGCTCAGAACGGAGATCACAAGGCCTTTAAAGAGCTTTACGATTCAACGAGCCTTGGCATTTACAACCTGATGTTACGAATGTCCGGAAACAAGGAGACCGCGGAGGATCTGACACAGGAAGTCTATCTACGTGTGTGGCGTTCTTTAGGGAGGCTGAAATCGCCAAAGGCCTTCGTGACATGGCTTCACAGGATAGCTATGAACGTCTACCGTGATTGGTCTAAAAGCGCCTCACACAGACTGGAGGAGATGAGGGTGGGGATGCAGGTTCAGGGTCAGGATGATGATCCCGAGAATGATGAGGGTCTGGATCTGATACCTTCACCGCATCCCTTGCCTGATGAGGAGACTCTGAGAGGCGAGATGAAGGATGTAATCGAAAGGGCGATCTCATCTCTGCCGGAGAAATATAGGGCCGTGGTGATCATGCATCACATCGAGGGACTGGGGTTGAAGGAGATAGCTAAATCCCTCGATGTGGCCCAGGGGACGGTTATGTCGAGATTGGCAAGGGCAAGGGCCATGCTCAGAGAAAGATTATCCGGATATATCGAGGGGGATTGAGCCATGAGATGCGAGGAGGTAAGGGAGATACTTCCGGAATATACCGTTGGGGCGTTGAAACGGAGGAAGGCCAGGGATGTCGAAAGGCACCTCGAGATCTGCCCCGATTGCAGAAGGGAGTTGGCCGCTCTCAAGAAGATAGGAGAGATGATTGAAAATATGCCGCTTGAGAAACCTCCGGCCAACATCTGGGATTCCATAGCTGTCCAGATTGAGTCCGAATCTCAAGAGCGGGAAACCCTTTGGAGACGATGGCTTAAACCTAAGTTTATACCGGCATGGTCCGCTATTGCCCTGATAGGATTTGCCGTCTGGATCTACCTGGGATTGATAAGGTTGCCCCAAGGGGAAACCCAACAGATGATCCCCCTCGAGCTGAAACAGCATGCGGTAGCCGCCTGGAACTCTCCCTTTTCCGATACCGCCGCCTTGGCATTATACATAGGGGAGGGAACCCGATGAGAAGGGAGGTTCTCATCCGGATCGCTATAATCCTGATGATGGCGCTTTCAGCTATGTCACAAAGCGATGAGGTGACATCTCAAAACCTCAAATCGGTTCTAAAGGGCGCTTACGAAGCGGAGGATACCTTACAGTTGCACGGAATTAAAGAGACGATAGCTACTCTCCCGAGAGGAACGGTTAAAGTACGCGTGGAGTTTTGGCAGTCCAATGGGAGAAGGCTACAGATATACCTCACTGGCCCCTTGGCTGGCGATAAGATCCTGGAGATGAAAGGTGTTGTCTACTATATCTCACCCGGAGCCCGGAGAGTGACGGTGGCTCATCCGCCTCTCACTCCAAGTTCCACCCTCGATCTCTTACTGAGAAATTACAGGGTCGAGAGGGCCGGTGAAGACCTTATCGCCGGAAGAAGATGTGTTATTCTCTGGATAAAGCCCGTCTATAAAGGTAATCCCTCCAGAAAGGTATGGATCGATTCTGCAACGCTTTTCCCGCTTCGAAAGGAGAGTTATGACTCAAACGGTGAACTGGAATCGGTAAGCACGTTCACGAAGGTCGAATATAATCCTGATATACCTGAAGGGCTATTTAAAATACCCAAAGGATGGAGGGTTGAACGTCCGGGGTTCAAGCCGATCGATTTAGATCAGGATCTTTCATCCGAGCTCGGGTTTAAACCCATACTGCTCAAAATCCTGCCTAAGGGGTATGTCCTCTCCGGCGCTTTTATCAACGCTGCTCCGCCCGGCCCTGTGCTCCAGGTGAAATATACGGATGGAATGAACCAGATCTCACTCTTCGAGAGGATTAGGATTCGCAGGAGAGGTATGGGCATGGGATGGATGAGGGGACGAAGGATGATGGGAAGGAAGATGATGTGGGGCCGGAAGGCATGCATGATGTTTGAGGATATCGGAGTGCAAGCCGGAAAAGCGGTAATGGTGCCTCATCCCAGACTTCTCATCATCATCGTCGGCGATGTTTCCGAGGAGATCATGCGTCATATCGTCGAGGAAAACTTCAGGTGATCTCCGGCAAAACGGATTTTCTACCCACCGCGTACATCACCT from Candidatus Poribacteria bacterium encodes:
- a CDS encoding radical SAM protein, whose protein sequence is MIKKITCKTVLTKSGVGEGYTLNPYFGCQHSCVYCYARYLLRYRPHDEPWGGFVDVKCNAPEVLEREIRRKNPSSVFLSTACDAYQPIESELKLTRKLIEILADSPFQIKILTKSSLVRRDLSILAEAKLPASLGVTITTVDERVRSLIEPLASPSFERLAAIEEAKSLGIETWVMAGPLMPLITDSVESLEKLFTKAKEVGASFIYVDKLNRRGGVWESISNFLSKHRPGLVKIYHRYFFDRSFRDEYLRALRERVRSAASKAGWDEGKIHMESI
- a CDS encoding sigma-70 family RNA polymerase sigma factor — translated: MVDPQTVKKAQNGDHKAFKELYDSTSLGIYNLMLRMSGNKETAEDLTQEVYLRVWRSLGRLKSPKAFVTWLHRIAMNVYRDWSKSASHRLEEMRVGMQVQGQDDDPENDEGLDLIPSPHPLPDEETLRGEMKDVIERAISSLPEKYRAVVIMHHIEGLGLKEIAKSLDVAQGTVMSRLARARAMLRERLSGYIEGD
- a CDS encoding zf-HC2 domain-containing protein, giving the protein MRCEEVREILPEYTVGALKRRKARDVERHLEICPDCRRELAALKKIGEMIENMPLEKPPANIWDSIAVQIESESQERETLWRRWLKPKFIPAWSAIALIGFAVWIYLGLIRLPQGETQQMIPLELKQHAVAAWNSPFSDTAALALYIGEGTR